A genomic window from Castor canadensis chromosome 18, mCasCan1.hap1v2, whole genome shotgun sequence includes:
- the Mvk gene encoding LOW QUALITY PROTEIN: mevalonate kinase (The sequence of the model RefSeq protein was modified relative to this genomic sequence to represent the inferred CDS: deleted 1 base in 1 codon) codes for MLSEVLVVSAPGKVILHGEHAVVHGKVALAMALNLRTFLRLQPQSNGKVSLNLPNVGIKWAWDVARLQLLDTGFLEQGDVTAPTPEQVEKLKEVAGFPKDSAVTECLGLVSFLYLYLTICRKQRTLPSLDIVVWSELPTGAGLGSSASYSVCLAAALLTACEEIPNPLKDGDLVSRWCEEDLELINKWAFQGERVIHGNPSGVDNAVSTWGGALRYQQGKISSIKRPPALRILLTNTKVPRSTKALVAGVRNRLIKFPEIVDPLLTSMEAISLKCERVLDEMAMAPALEQYLVLEELIDMNQHHLNALGVGHASLDQLCQVTAAHGLHSKLTGAGGGGCGITLLKPGLEQAKLEAAKQALTGCGFDCWETSIGVSGVSATQPPPWMVPSSKDWAASDRSHTAIPPRSPFLDYSRGPQLLISRSWSGPTQVFSPSAFFGQATQAHWLSLCLLWSQPGSGAERGP; via the exons ATGTTGTCAGAAGTCCTGGTGGTGTCTGCTCCGGGGAAAGTTATCCTTCATGGAGAACATGCTGTGGTCCATGGCAAG GTGGCACTGGcaatggccttgaacttgagaacATTCCTTCGGCTTCAACCCCAGAGCAATGGGAAAGTTAGCCTCAATTTGCCAAACGTTGGTATCAAGTGGGCCTGGGATGTGGCCAGGCTTCAGCTGCTGGATACAGGCTTTCTGG AGCAAGGTGATGTCACAGCACCCACCCCAGAGCAAGTGGAGAAGCTGAAGGAGGTGGCAGGCTTTCCCAAGGACTCTGCTGTCACCGAGTGCCTGGGTCTAGTGTCCTTCCTGTACTTATACCTGACCATCTGCCGGAAGCAGAG GACTCTGCCAAGCCTGGACATCGTGGTATGGTCAGAGCTGCCCACCGGGGCAGGCTTGGGCTCCAGTGCCTCCTACTCCGTGTGTTTGGCAGCCGCCCTCCTGACTGCATGTGAGGAGATCCCAAACCCTCTGAAGGACGGCGACCTAGTCAGCAG GTGGTGCGAAGAGGATCTGGAATTAATTAACAAGTGGGCCTTTCAGGGGGAGAGAGTGATCCACGGGAATCCTTCTGGAGTGGACAATGCTGTCAGCACCTGGG GAGGAGCACTGCGTTACCAGCAAGGGAAGATATCGTCCATAAAGAG GCCCCCAGCTCTTCGGATCCTGCTGACCAACACCAAGGTCCCACGAAGCACCAAGGCCCTCGTGGCTGGTGTAAGGAACAGGCTGATTAAG TTCCCAGAGATCGTGGACCCCCTCCTGACCTCCATGGAGGCCATATCCCTAAAGTGTGAACGTGTTCTGGACGAGAtggccatggccccagccctggAGCAGTACCTCGTGCTGGAG GAGCTCATCGACATGAACCAGCACCACCTGAATGCCCTCGGCGTGGGCCATGCCTCCCTGGACCAGCTCTGCCAGGTGACAGCAGCACACGGACTGCATAGCAAGCTTACCGGCGCAGGCGGTGGAGGCTGTGGCATTACTCTTCTGAAGCCAG GTCTGGAGCAGGCTAAGCTGGAGGCCGCCAAGCAGGCCCTGACTGGCTGTGGGTTCGACTGCTGGGAAACCAGCATTGGCGTCTCTGGGGTCTCTGCC ACTCAGCCACCTCCTTGGATGGTCCCGTCCAGCAAAGACTGGGCGGCCTCTGACAGGAGCCACACTGCCATTCCACCAAGAAGTCCCTTTCTGGATTATTCTAGGGGCCCACAGCTGCTCATCTCCCGATCTTGGTCAGGACCTACCCAGGTCTTCAGCCCCTCTGCCTTCTTTGGCCAGGCCACCCAGGCACATTGGCTCTCCCTCTGCCTTCTTTGGAGCCAGCCAGGCAGTGGGGCAGAGCGGGGCCCCTGA
- the Mmab gene encoding corrinoid adenosyltransferase MMAB isoform X1, translated as MAVWGLGSQLVLRGCIGASRLLCPRFQSRGSQGVEDGDRPQPSSKTPKIPKIYTKTGDKGFSSTFTGERRRKDDQLFEAVGTTDELSSAIGFAMELIAEKDHTLADELQKIQCTLQDVGSALATPCSSAREAHLKQVTFKAEPIMELEQWIDKYSSQLPPLTAFILPSGGKSSSALHFCRAVCRRAERRVVPLVQMGETDANVAKFLNRLSDYLFTIARYAAMKEGTQEKIYKKNDPSDQI; from the exons ATGGCTGTTTGGGGCCTGGGGAGCCAACTTGTCCTGCGCGGGTGCATCGGCGCCAGCAGGCTGTTATGTCCCCGTTTCCAGAGCCGCGGCTCTCAAGGCGTGGAAGACGGGGACAG GCCACAGCCTTCCTCGAAGACCCCCAAGATCCCCAAGATTTACACCAAAACAGGAGACAAAG GGTTTTCCAGCACTTTCACAGGAGAAAGGAGACGCAAAGATGACCAGCTGTTTGAAGCCGTGGGAACTACAGATGAATTAAGTTCAGCTATTGG GTTTGCTATGGAGTTAATTGCAGAAAAGGACCACACACTTGCCGACGAGCTTCAGAAA ATCCAGTGTACACTGCAGGATGTCGGCTCTGCCCTGGCCACGCCATGTTCCTCGGCCAGGGAGGCTCACTTAA AGCAGGTGACCTTCAAGGCGGAGCCTATCATGGAGCTGGAGCAGTGGATTGACAAGTACTCCAGCCAACTGCCCCCTCTCACGGCTTTTATTCTGCCT tcCGGAGGCAAGAGCAGCTCAGCACTGCACTTCTGCCGGGCTGTGTGCCGCCGTGCTGAAAGACG TGTGGTACCTCTCGTCCAGATGGGAGAGACCGATGCCAATGTGGCCAAATTCTTAAACAG ACTCAGTGACTATCTCTTCACCATAGCCAGATACGCAGCCATGAAGGAGGGGACtcaagaaaaaatatacaagaaaaatGACCCATCGGACCAAATCTGA
- the Mmab gene encoding corrinoid adenosyltransferase MMAB isoform X2: protein MAVWGLGSQLVLRGCIGASRLLCPRFQSRGSQGVEDGDRPQPSSKTPKIPKIYTKTGDKGFSSTFTGERRRKDDQLFEAVGTTDELSSAIGFAMELIAEKDHTLADELQKIQCTLQDVGSALATPCSSAREAHLKQVTFKAEPIMELEQWIDKYSSQLPPLTAFILPSGGKSSSALHFCRAVCRRAERRLSDYLFTIARYAAMKEGTQEKIYKKNDPSDQI, encoded by the exons ATGGCTGTTTGGGGCCTGGGGAGCCAACTTGTCCTGCGCGGGTGCATCGGCGCCAGCAGGCTGTTATGTCCCCGTTTCCAGAGCCGCGGCTCTCAAGGCGTGGAAGACGGGGACAG GCCACAGCCTTCCTCGAAGACCCCCAAGATCCCCAAGATTTACACCAAAACAGGAGACAAAG GGTTTTCCAGCACTTTCACAGGAGAAAGGAGACGCAAAGATGACCAGCTGTTTGAAGCCGTGGGAACTACAGATGAATTAAGTTCAGCTATTGG GTTTGCTATGGAGTTAATTGCAGAAAAGGACCACACACTTGCCGACGAGCTTCAGAAA ATCCAGTGTACACTGCAGGATGTCGGCTCTGCCCTGGCCACGCCATGTTCCTCGGCCAGGGAGGCTCACTTAA AGCAGGTGACCTTCAAGGCGGAGCCTATCATGGAGCTGGAGCAGTGGATTGACAAGTACTCCAGCCAACTGCCCCCTCTCACGGCTTTTATTCTGCCT tcCGGAGGCAAGAGCAGCTCAGCACTGCACTTCTGCCGGGCTGTGTGCCGCCGTGCTGAAAGACG ACTCAGTGACTATCTCTTCACCATAGCCAGATACGCAGCCATGAAGGAGGGGACtcaagaaaaaatatacaagaaaaatGACCCATCGGACCAAATCTGA